atatattcttcagctctgtttggttcttctttatattttctaactctttgttaaaaacttctaacttctcactctgttcatCCACTCTTCTCCTGACTTCTTCCACCATCTTTGTGATCATTACATTGAACCCCTTATTAGGTAGATTGTTTAtttccacttcacttagttcttcttctggggttctGTCTTGTTCCTTCATTCAGAACATATTCCTTTGTGGCCTCATTTCGCCTAAGtcactgtttttctttccatgtgcttgttAGGTGGGTTGTATTTCCCGATCTTGGCAAAGTGGTCTTTTGTAGGAGATGTCCTCTGTACCCCAGCAGTacactcccctctggtcaccagtACTGCCTAATCCAGGGGTGCCGCTTCTGTGTGCTGCACGGGACTTTCGGTGGTCGCGGGCTGCGGGCTGCTAAGCGTCTGGTTGGTTGCCAGGCTCTTACATGGAGTTGCTGGCCCCTAGTGGTTGGGGCCAATTCACAAAGTGGCTGCAGGGTTGCGATGGTCCTAGGGCTCATTTCTTTATGTAAAACTTAATCATATTCTTTCTGCCTAAATATCTTGCCTTAGTTATTTCTTTTAGGGCAAGCATGCTGGCAATGAATCAACCCCCTCTTGCCCCTTTttgtctaaaaatttaaaaatcatttaaaatttttggtaaGATAGTCACAacataaaatttgtcattttaaccatttaaaacgTACAGTTTAGcagcattaaatacattcactttGTTGTACAGGCATTGCCACTATCCATCTCCGGAACTTTCTTATCATCCTGAACTGAAACTGTGCCCATTAAACAACTCTCCacttctcattcatttttaataacttttttgcTTTATATAGACTTCTTGGTTAacagttctttttccttttgacattttaaagataCCATTCCACCGTCTTCTTGCTTACATGATTTGTGATCAGATGTCTGCTAGAAtacttgtttttagttttcatgggtaaacatgtattttttttttttttttggctgcctccaaaattctctctttgtctttggtttcctGAGGTTTGAATATAATATGCTTATATGTGGGTTTGGGGGTGTTCATCCTGTTGGTGTCCTTTGAACTTCTTGGATCTGTGATTTGGCTTCTGTCActacttttggggaaaaaaatgtcaggtggtatttttttttctaatatttccaCTACCTCattatctctttcttcttctggtatTCCAGTCACGCACATTTTACACCACTGGATACAGGAGTAACTTTATCTTAGCGTAACCACTAAGAAAGTTCTTCCATCCCTATGGAAGAATGGAGAGGataaagaaggagggagaggagaggagaggaaagcgAAAAGTGGTGATGGCAGAGGCGAGGGAGAGAaaatgagggaagaaagaaggaagatatGGAAGGGAGAGTCTTTGaaatagagaagagagagagagaaagggaatacAGAGAGGAGGACTTGAGAAAAGagaggggggaaggaaggaaaggagaaaaagtgaggggaaagaggaagaaagaggaggaggagggaaataaaaaagCATAATTCTCAAAATAGATGACCATGAGTCAAAGATTATCTAATTCACAACTGAGGGAATCAAGTGTAAAGAAAACTAGTccaaaagataaatgaaacactaggatttttatagtaaataaagagaaaaaaaagtggggggaaaagAAATGCTGAGCTAACTACAAAACTGGTTAATGTCtaatttactgctttttttttttttttttcattttaggggGAAGGTCACCTTCTCTAACAAACAGGAAGGATCATCACCATGAGTTAGTTTTATGGGATTGTAAAATGCTTAGATCTGATCAATTGTGTAAAGGAAATTACATTCTATTTTGAAATGGGATTATCGTTAAATGTGCCTGTTGGGAAATATGCTTAGCTTCACATGAAAAAGTCccataattactttttttaactgaagtacaatcgatttacaatgttgtattagtttctggtatgtAACAAAGTGATTCAagtattcaatatatatattgtttttcatatgtgtttccattatggtttattacaggatattgaatatagttccctgtgctataaagtaggaccttattgtttgttttatataaagtcataattactttttaaaaatttccatgttTGGGATAATTTTTCTTAGCAGGAGAAAAGAAATCCAGAACCTCCATTCACTATCCTTTTCACCCTTTGATAGGAGAGTGACCCCATGCCAAACTCAACTTCTAGAATTCAGTTTCTAAGATTCtccaagttttgtttttgtttttgttttgtcttgttttgctttctggaacTGAGAGCGACAGCTGTGCACTGGCTGTACCTTCCTGCTCCCACTGAaactatccagggggaggtgaaAGGTCATCCTGCCCCGCTCCCCACAGCGCCTCCTTTTCCTAAAGTTGATCCTCCGCTGCCGGCTGGAAGAATCCACAGAGCACTGGGAGCTTAAAATGATAGAAGTCTGGAATCCTCAAACTTTAGAACAACAGATTTGGCGAACCACAGAATCTTAGAATAATGCCACCTGGTGGAGGCTGTTTAGCTCGCTCTTGGAACCATACCATAAAACACCTCCTTATTATAACAGGTCTCCTTAGACTGTGCATGAGGATCTCCCAGGCTCACCTAACTTGCCtccctagaaaaaaaaaaaaattcaattctagCTAGCCTCCCGTCTACTTAACCAGAAAAGAAGACAACAGAGTGGGATGGTGAGAGGGGCTGTTCTAAGAatgctttctctttcatttcctggCTGAATGGGAAGACCAGACTCACAGCCACCACCATCACAGATAATTAAGAGACATTCTGATTGGGTATAAGTTTGTGTGTTCGGAGGAGGTTAGAatggaagaaagaggcaaaagAAGGAGGCAGCCGAGAGCTGACTTTACTCCATGAAGGACAGTCTAGCAGCAGATCCGAGATCCAGAAGGTGATGCTGTGTGAGTCGCTCGGTTTCCCCAGAATTCCTGCCACTTCTGGACATGGGCTCGGGCTAGACAGCCAAGCCGTGTTCCAGAACTGCGGGCTCCTTAAGGGATTCGTTTTCCAAGTCTGAGAATCCAGATGCATGAGAAGGGCTTTGGATCtcatttaataacatgtataGGTAAGATGTAATACCCAGGAATTTTGTTTCAGGTCAGTAAAGAAGACTTACAAATATTTGGTACAAAAAGGGTTGAAAACCATTTATTTAGATGATTACAGAGAGCAATCACTAGCCCGTGTCTCTAGAGGTGGCCTTCTAGATTGGAACTCAGAGGTGGTCCCTGCATCTTAGActttgaaaatgaatgtgtgcacacacacacacacacacacgaaaagtTCTGATAAACCAATATAGGCAATTTCTGGTTGTTACTATTTAATATTATCCTCAGTAAAAACAATAGAACATGTTGGATTAAGCCCTTTCAATGGAGTTATTTCTTTTGCTATTCTAAATCTTCATTttcctgactttattttttttaactgattaatTAAGACCCGGTAAAGAGAGAGAAGCCACCCCTGTTCTCTATCAAGACTTTCTAAAAGAGTGTGGTTATCCTCTCTACAGACAGAGAAGCTGGGGCCAGGAGGGCTGGGTGATTTGcccaatgaagaaaaaaaaaattggaactgAAATTTGAACTCAGGTTTTCTGATTCCTTACTGAAATAGCCTAAACATGTTGTTCGTCTGCTTCCCACGTCCTACCAGACATGTTGAACCAGAGGCTGAGCTGAGGGAGAACCGAAGGACTGGAAACACGAAGAAAGGAGAATGACCCGAGTGGATTTCCCTGGGTGAATTTAATCCACCTTTATTCAGGTGGGAGATTATAGGTTATATAACCACCCCCCAGACAAAGCAATCTCTTCCCTGATGGTATCCATACCCGGAAACCTTGAATCCCAGGGTGTTCAGATTTCTGCACAGCTGATTTCCCAGAAGGTATTTAGGCAGGATCTGGTGCCCTGGATACCACCCCTCCACCTGGCACCATGGAGCTGGGAGGGGCCTTCACCATCTTTCTGGCACTCTGCTTGTCTTGTCTCCTCATCCTCATCGCCTGGAAACGGATCAGCAAGGGGGGAAAGCTACCCCCTGGTCCCACACCGATACCTTTCCTGGGGAACCTGTTGCAAGTTCGTACTGATGCCACTTTTCAGTCTTTCATGAAGGTGAGTCTGTCTACTCCTCTCGCAGAGCTGGAAGCAACTAATTCTCTAAACAGATCATGTAGGACTTTCTGACTTCTAAAACACAGACTCTTGGAAACACAGACTTTATGAGCCGTAGATTTCTGGAATTCCAGAATCTTAAAGTCTTGGAAACGCAGACTCCTAGCACATTGGAACTTAAGACTCTCAAAATCTCAAGACTTTGGAAGGAAAGTATTTTCTATCTTTAAACACAGAACTCTTGCACTCTGTTGGTCTTCAAACTTTGAGACTCAGTATCATGAAATCTTATGATTCTAGAAATTTAGCATTTCAGAGGGAGAAGCATGGATCTTGGAGTTCCATCTCATCTAGGTCCATCATTTTACAGACGTGGAAACCAAGGCTTGTGGAGGTGTTGGGGGAATTTGCCCAGGATCACAGAAGTCAAGACTTCTGTATCTTTTTCTCAATAGTCTTTCCCAGCCCAGGACTCACCTTAACTgttatttctgcatttttatcTCCTTGAAATCTCCATCCCCTAAAATCCTCAATTGGTTGTTACTTGGTACGCAAATCAGCCCCCTCCTCTTATGTCTTCCTTCACTTCCAGCTCAGGGAGAAATATGGTCCAGTCTTCACCGTGTACATGGGTCCCCGGCCAGTAGttgttttgtgtggacatgaaGCAGTGAAGGAGGCCCTGGTAGACCGAGCAGATGAGTTCAGTGGCCGTGGAGAATTGGCTTCAATAGAGCGAAACTTCCAAGGTTATGGTAGGTAAcatcagcaataaaaacaaaatgtaatcACATGGTGTAATGCTCTTCCTAAGTCCTATCCAGCTTCTTTGGTAAGTACTCTAAATGAATTATCGCAGTGACTCCTTTGAGAGAGCTATTAATGCCCTActaattttgcaaatgaggaagttGAGGATGAGAAAGTTTAGGTTATAACAGTAAGTGGTAGAACCATTTTATTTCAAACCTAAACCATCTGACTCCAGAGTATCTTCTGTGTAActtgtgttcttatttttaatggattagTGACATTGTGCACTCACTCAAGCCCTCACAGCCAACCTTACTTCTTATTTTCCTAAACATACACTTACACCCAATTCATTGGTCTCTACCTCCTCCATTCAGACAGACACCTTTCTAATGTTACCTATTCATCCATCTCTAACTGCCCACATCCTTCAATTCCAAGCAGCCTCACACTATTTTTTTGATACTTCCATCCTTATACTttcccttccatccatccatttttcCATTGATCCATACATCCACCAAAAAATCCATTCATTAATCAGACTTTCTATACAAATATTTTCCATCCAATTTATCTATACAGCTATCAAGTAACTTTCTGTTTACCCATCTATCCATCATTCCATCATCCATTTATCCTTCCATCATTTATCCACCCATTAATAtttcagtcatccatgttccTTCCAATGATTTATCCATCCATCTCAGACCATCCATCCATTAACCCTTTGcccattctttaaatttttcatccACCCAACCACCAGTCATTCTAGTCATAAACTCTTCCTCCCATTCATTAATCTgccaaaattatttcattaaacttCCAAACATTAATTCACCTATCCACGCACATCCAGGAATTTCTAAATACTTCTTACTGCCTGGTAAGTCCTTTTGTTTAGATATATTGAGGTACAGATGTGATCTTCTAGAGAATCCAAGTAGTATGGAGAAAATAGGCATGTCCCCATTCCAGGGCTCTCTATGTGCCATTCTGTCTATAGCTCCCTCCATGTTCCCATGCATCTATCCAGTGATTTGTCCAGTGCTAGGTCTCTATCCTGTAAGAAATGCTCCTTGATCTCCCCCAGTCATCACTAGCCTGATTCCCTGTCCTTCACCTCAGTCCTGGACTGTTTTTGAGGGTCCTCTAGGGATGGAACTTTAGTCTCCCCACTAAGCCTGGGAGGTTGAAGGGGCTTCCTCAAAAGCAGAGTCTACAGATGCCACGTTCTAGCACCTTCCCAGTCCAGCACACAGTTGGGCACAAaaaggagaggagacaggagcCTGACACTGAGACTCTGGCAGGTGTAGCTCTGGCTAACGGAGAACGATGGAGGATTCTCCGACGCTTCTCCCTGACCATTCTTCGGGACTTCGGGATGGGAAAGCGGAGCATTGAGGAGCGGATCCAGGAGGAGGCTGGCTTTCTCCTAGAAGAATTACGCAAGACCAAGGGTATGGGGGATGCAAGGGGGTGGGCTACAAGGGGACTGGGTTGCTGTGGAGCGCTCAGTCGTGAGAAGATGGGCCTTGGTGGGAGAAAGCTTTGAGATGGGAGAGGATGAAAAAGATTAAAGATTTATTGAGGTTTCCAGCCAGGTTTCATGTTAAAAGTTAACATGGAGAGCAGTCCCTCTGAGCTGAGAagctgtctcctgggcttgaaGTTCTCAGAAAGTCTgcagaataaaacataattcttaacttaaaaacaaaaaaagttaacatGAAAGATCCTTAGAAACCACTTGACCAGAAGATTTAATCAATGGATCTGCAGGAGTTTTTGAGCTCCTGATATCACTTGGGCAATATGTGAGTTTCTGCCTTTTTCTGGTGAcaagatttaaattttattacatcggtctacctacctacctgtctTCTACCTAGCTGGGTAGatattcacacatacacatacaaaaacaCGTAATTTTGGGAAACACTATTTCTAAGTGTACCGTTCAGTAGTGTTACATATATTCACAATGCTGAGAAACAGTTCTTTAGAACTACTTTTCTATCgtgcaaatctgaaactctataccatttcattatatttttaaaggaatccaTTGCCCACACAAAAATAAGGTCTGGAAAGGCTGGGGtttagagaaaaaagacacagaggtAGAGAAATACAGAGATGAATAGATTAGATACAGAAATCTAAATTAAAGattcctcctctgggctccctggaGGCTAAATGGTCTGCACAAAGACTCAAATGTCCATGTACCCCCAGAAACTTATATGCAAAACTGCATATGTGTGAATATATGCATTGTCCTTGAGAAATTGTCCCCAGATCCACTGACCTGACTGGTGTCCTGTTCTACAGATGGTGCAACTGAGACCAAGGGAAGGATTTTCTTAATAGCTCAATCATAGAGGTAGACAGAATCCAGCcatccttttttttgtttgttttaatgtgcCCTTTACCACTTCTTTCCCAAATCTGTGAGTCTCCAGTACAAACAATTAAAtactaataacaaaaaataatgatTAAGCTCAATCAGCATTTCTTGGGtgtttactacatgccaggcaaggtgctaagcattttacatggaTAATTACATTGAATTTTCATGAGCCAATGAAGTGGCTACTAAATTAACTTGCAAATTAGGAAAGCTAGATTAAAAACCCAAAAATGAAGTAACCAACCAATGCTATTAAGCAGTTGAGCCAGGATTCCTATCTGCGACTGAATGATTTCACATCCCATGTTCCTAAGCATGGCCCCCAACAAAGACAATTTCCATCACCCAGGTACCCCCATCGAACCCACCTTCTTCCTGAGCCGCACTGTCTCCAACGTCATCAGTTCTGTTGTCTTCGGAAGCCGCTTTGACTATGAGGACAAGCAGTTCCTGAAGCTGCTGCAGATGATCAATGAGAGTTTCATTGAGATGAGCACACCCTGGGCCCAGGTGCCACCCGccacctccctgcccacccccccacctcaGCTAACTAAGCCCCTGCCTATACCTCACTTAATCCTCCCCACAGTCCTGGGAGGCAAGTATTGAAATGCCCTGAGTCTCCAAGAAGCAAAGAGCCTCCTCCAATTCTCAGACCCAGTGCTGGATGTTGAGCCCAGCTATCTGACTCCAGACCCAGCCCCTGCTGGCCTCCAGGGCCCATTGCTGACAGCCCTGCTCTGCTTATCCCCTCCAGCTCTATGACATGTACtctggaatcatgcaatatttgccAGGAAGACACAATCGCATCTATTACTTGGTAGAGGAGCTCAAGGACTTCATTGCATCTAGGGTCAAGATCAACGAAGCATCCCTTGATCCTCAAAACCCACGGGACTTTATCGACTGCTTCCTCATCAAGATGCACCAGGtacctcctctcctttcccaacCCTTTCCTCTCATGGCCTCAACCCCTAGCATCTGCAACCTTAAACTCTTCTGTAAACATGTTGGTGACAAAAGAGCAAGCATTCTTTCACAtggtttacttttatttatagaCGAGATATAGAAACTATAAAGGCATAAACTCTTAAACTCTTAAACTTTGAATCAAAAAATTCTAGGAACATGGAAACTTAAATTCTTAACACCTTTCTAATCATGTGTGCCAGAGACTTACAACTGTAGAAAAGTAGGATGAATCTTCTACTTAGAATCTGAGGAGCTTAGACATTTATAGTCTAAATTTTTGAGTTTTTTACTCAAAAGCTTTTTATATTTCCAGACTTTAAACTCCAACTTTAGTGGGAgaggctgtagctcagtggtagagtgcatgctttgcatacacaaggtcctgggttcaatccccagtacctcctctaaaaataaataagtaaacctaattacctttccccccgaataaaaaatttaaaaagtaaactccAAGTTTAGAGCGTAAAGCCTTGGAGATGTGGAGGGGAGaatatagcttaagtggtagagcacatgcttagcgtgcaggaggGTTCAAtcccctaattacctcaccccacaaaaaattttttttaaagtcttggaGATATAAAAATTTAGAAGCTTAGTATCTCTGTATCATAGAGTCTCACaattttagaaatttagaaaattgtatttttctatatttcttatttctgcaaaatttgtattttatagaCCCTCTGTACTTAGCAGTTTAAAATTATGTCCCCTAATATTCtagaactttcttttcttttttttttttaattgaagttcagtcagttacagtgcatcagtttctggtgcacagcacactgtcccagtcatgcacatacatacatatattcattttcatattcttttttgtaaaagttattgcaagatattgaacacaattccctgtgctatacagaagaaacttttctagAACTTTCAATTCCGTCAAGGCAATCTCTACTTTCTTCTCCCCCATCCTCCCCATTTTTCACTATACTCCAACTACACTGGCTTCCTCTTTGTTGTTCCTCTGGCACACCAGGAGcacttctgcctcagggcctttgctctggCTGTTTCTTCTCCCACATACTCACCTAGTTTTCCCATCTGTTGTGTTTTCCCTAAGGCCTACCCTCTACACAGAGAGAACATAAGGTAAAGACAGAGGAGGGTGTTTCTCTTCATTATCCTTctcattttcaggataaaagtaatcCCCACACGGAATTCAACCTCAAGAACTTGGTCCTCACCACTCTCAACCTCTTCTTCGCCGGCACCGAGACTGTGAGCTCTACACTGCGCTATGGAATGCTGCTAATGATGAAGCATCCTGAGGTGGAAGGTGAGTGTGCACCTGAGCTGCTTACCTGGTAACTCTCATTCCCAATGGGAAAGAAGACATAATCTTGAAAATTTACACCCCACAGCTTTAGACTCTTCACAATTTGGAATCTCAGGATCTCTGGCTTGGCAGGCCATTTAATTTAATCTTGTGCTTGGTGCCTGTATTGGCTTCTTacggctgctataacaaattaccagagACTTAGTATCTCAttgcttccattgtcacatctccttctctgactctgaccctcctgcctccttcttatACAGACACTTGTGAGTACATTTAGAGCCAACCTGGATTATCCtggataatcttcccatctcaaaatccttaactgaattatatctgcaaagtgcCCTTGGTCATGTagcattcacaggttccagggattaagaGGTGGATATCTCTGATGGCCGTTATTTAGCCAGCTGGAGTGCCAGAATCA
This Camelus bactrianus isolate YW-2024 breed Bactrian camel chromosome 9, ASM4877302v1, whole genome shotgun sequence DNA region includes the following protein-coding sequences:
- the LOC105062873 gene encoding cytochrome P450 2G1; translation: MELGGAFTIFLALCLSCLLILIAWKRISKGGKLPPGPTPIPFLGNLLQVRTDATFQSFMKLREKYGPVFTVYMGPRPVVVLCGHEAVKEALVDRADEFSGRGELASIERNFQGYGVALANGERWRILRRFSLTILRDFGMGKRSIEERIQEEAGFLLEELRKTKGTPIEPTFFLSRTVSNVISSVVFGSRFDYEDKQFLKLLQMINESFIEMSTPWAQLYDMYSGIMQYLPGRHNRIYYLVEELKDFIASRVKINEASLDPQNPRDFIDCFLIKMHQDKSNPHTEFNLKNLVLTTLNLFFAGTETVSSTLRYGMLLMMKHPEVEAKIHEEIDQVIGPHRIPSVDDRVKMPYTDAVIHEIQRLTDIVPMGVPHNVIRDTHFRGYLLPKGTDVFPLLGSVLKDPKYFRYPDAFYPQHFLDEQGRFKKNEAFVPFSSGKRICLGEAMARMELFLYFTSILQNFSLRSLVPPADIDITPKVSGFGNIPPTYELCLMAR